The following coding sequences are from one Ornithodoros turicata isolate Travis chromosome 1, ASM3712646v1, whole genome shotgun sequence window:
- the LOC135371711 gene encoding uncharacterized protein LOC135371711: protein MRTMKPDIKHYFDVWHVAKGVKKKLVAASNSAATRDLKLWIPAAVNHMYWCAAVSGGNAGLLLEMWRSSVNHVVDVHEGHAPNYPRCLHQPNQESAWLKRDSPAHVKFKAVVTAPLLMKDIGQLSPTTQTYGLESYHSVLNTFASKSVAFSPEGMYERTCLAVLHFNENSCRKQARTLTDEERWKLKVPKGRGGHVVACSVKEDATFRYVDVLFEKTLQRCSSLPSFKKALEDTTPIATRPMSDSHPRQPREAIIEAHKSRFLHHSEPASSQ, encoded by the exons ATGCGAACGATGAAGCCAGACATCAAGCATTACTTTGATGTGTGGCACGTCGCGAAGG GTGTTAAGAAGAAACTTGTAGCAGCAAGTAACAGTGCAGCCACAAGGGACCTGAAATTGTGGATCCCCGCAGCAGTGAATCACATGTACTGGTGTGCAGCTGTAAGTGGAGGCAATGCTGGCTTGCTCTTAGAAATGTGGAGAAGCTCAGTAAACCACGTAGTGGATGTGCACGAGGGCCATGCACCGAACTACCCTCGCTGCCTTCACCAGCCCAACCAAGAATCTGCATGGCTCAAACGTG ATTCTCCAGCACATGTGAAATTCAAGGCTGTTGTGACTGCTCCGCTGCTCATGAAAGACATTGGGCAACTGTCCCCTACAACACAAACATACGGGCTGGAGTCCTACCACAGCGTGCTGAATACCTTTGCATCAAAGTCTGTGGCTTTTTCTCCTGAAGGAATGTATGAAAG AACTTGTCTTGCGGTGCTACATTTCAATGAAAATTCCTGTCGCAAGCAAGCAAGAACTCTAACCGATGAAGAGAGGTGGAAACTGAAAGTGCCAAAAGGGAGAGGAGGGCATGTTGTTGCCTGCTCTGTGAAAGAAGATGCAACATTCC GCTACGTTGATGTCCTTTTTGAAAAAACGCTGCAGAGATGTTCATCACTGCCATCATTCAAGAAAGCGCTGGAGGACACAACCCCAATTGCAACCCGCCCAATGAGTGACTCCCACCCACGTCAGCCAAGGGAAGCCATCATTGAGGCCCACAAAAGCCGTTTTCTGCACCACTCAGAGCCAGCATCCAGTCAATGA